In Desertifilum tharense IPPAS B-1220, one DNA window encodes the following:
- a CDS encoding Uma2 family endonuclease yields the protein MTTLRIQTQSIPLTVTLPAIEWMSTEQFYELCHANRDLRIERTATGEVMIMPPAFSDTGNRNFKIILQLGNWAEQEGTGEVFDSSSGFTLPNGATRSPDASWIKLERWNALSEEQKASFAPICPDFVIELRSQSDNLKEWQDKMQEYMDNGASLGLLIDRKNRQVYLYRPHQEPDRLENPETVSCEPELPGFGLRMAKI from the coding sequence ATGACGACATTACGAATTCAAACCCAAAGCATTCCCCTAACCGTAACGCTTCCGGCGATTGAGTGGATGAGTACCGAACAGTTCTATGAACTTTGTCATGCTAATCGGGATTTAAGAATTGAACGGACTGCTACTGGAGAAGTTATGATTATGCCACCCGCGTTTTCTGATACAGGGAACCGCAATTTTAAGATTATCCTGCAATTGGGAAATTGGGCTGAACAAGAGGGAACGGGCGAGGTTTTTGACTCTAGTTCCGGCTTTACGCTGCCTAATGGGGCGACTCGATCTCCGGATGCCTCATGGATTAAACTAGAACGATGGAATGCCTTAAGCGAAGAGCAAAAAGCTTCTTTTGCACCCATTTGCCCAGATTTCGTCATTGAGTTACGCTCTCAAAGCGATAACTTAAAGGAATGGCAAGATAAGATGCAAGAATATATGGATAATGGTGCAAGCCTAGGTCTTTTAATCGATCGTAAAAATCGCCAGGTTTACCTCTATCGTCCCCATCAAGAACCCGATCGATTAGAAAATCCTGAAACCGTTAGCTGCGAACCAGAGTTACCTGGATTTGGGTTACGGATGGCAAAAATTTGA
- a CDS encoding phosphorylase: MNRWIVENLVLLVPQGAEYQAVCRGLKQHPGTVPFVLPIPVGVNAVRRYLQTWKQLPKQVYVLGLCGSLNPEYQVGEVVLYQKCLYVREELHKQDCHPALTATLQTQLNSKMKWATALTCDRILHLAADKRNLGETYNADIVDMEGFAVLDILSPLGVEVAMLRVVSDDCNGDLPNLAGTLSEEGALLPLPLAIRMIRQPLAASRLIRGSLKALQVLQTLAQTLNFS; the protein is encoded by the coding sequence TTGAATCGATGGATTGTGGAAAATCTGGTTCTCCTCGTTCCCCAAGGCGCAGAATATCAAGCGGTTTGTCGCGGTTTAAAGCAGCATCCCGGAACCGTTCCTTTCGTTCTCCCAATTCCAGTAGGAGTCAATGCAGTACGGCGATATCTGCAAACTTGGAAACAACTCCCCAAACAGGTATACGTTTTGGGATTATGCGGCAGCCTCAATCCAGAGTATCAGGTCGGCGAGGTGGTGCTGTATCAAAAATGCCTGTATGTTCGGGAAGAATTACACAAACAGGACTGTCATCCAGCTTTAACGGCAACTCTGCAAACTCAACTCAATTCTAAGATGAAATGGGCAACAGCCCTAACGTGCGATCGCATTCTTCACCTCGCCGCAGACAAGCGCAACCTAGGCGAAACCTACAACGCTGATATTGTGGACATGGAAGGGTTCGCCGTTTTAGATATCCTCAGTCCCCTGGGGGTAGAGGTTGCCATGTTACGAGTCGTCAGCGATGATTGCAATGGCGATTTACCCAATTTAGCAGGAACCCTAAGCGAGGAAGGGGCTTTACTTCCCCTCCCCCTAGCAATACGAATGATTCGCCAACCCCTCGCGGCTTCTCGTTTAATTCGCGGTTCCCTGAAAGCCTTGCAGGTTTTGCAAACACTCGCTCAAACTTTAAACTTCTCCTAG
- a CDS encoding glycosyltransferase family 2 protein gives MEVSPNQLPRFSIILETENLANAEVKGLVRSLSTLAKQTLSPTLANEVILIESGDTPPDLLAQLCQTYPWIKVHDAPLGTRYYQAKMLGAKLATGDIVVYYDSDCLYEPTWLQTMLKSFTQNPAIQVVAGETATRGKGPYGTAMALVYIFPQFTAERALNPTSQYFLNNVAFRREFLLQHPIPTDLPLYRGNCVLHAQQLRCLGYQIWKQPQAKATHAPPNGLSHFVWRFLLIGYDYYWQKRLSQDSSKPHSIQNDPVMSGTSGKLAVLHNRLGRMFVNKPINLLYFPFALPIVFIALALIIAGYWITRFSPKYLLSTYNQILGEV, from the coding sequence ATGGAAGTCTCCCCCAATCAATTACCCCGTTTTTCGATTATTTTAGAAACGGAAAATTTGGCGAATGCTGAGGTAAAAGGATTAGTGCGATCGCTCTCTACTTTAGCAAAACAAACGCTTTCCCCAACCTTAGCCAATGAAGTCATTCTCATTGAAAGCGGCGATACGCCACCTGATTTATTAGCACAACTCTGCCAAACCTATCCTTGGATTAAAGTACATGACGCACCCCTTGGAACTCGCTATTACCAAGCCAAGATGTTAGGGGCGAAACTGGCAACCGGGGATATTGTCGTTTATTATGATTCCGATTGTTTGTACGAACCTACCTGGTTGCAGACAATGCTAAAAAGCTTTACGCAAAATCCCGCTATTCAAGTTGTGGCAGGAGAAACAGCCACGCGAGGAAAGGGGCCATACGGCACGGCAATGGCACTGGTTTACATTTTCCCGCAGTTTACCGCAGAGCGGGCGCTGAACCCTACTTCGCAATATTTTCTCAATAATGTGGCTTTTCGGCGGGAGTTTCTGCTTCAGCATCCCATTCCTACAGACTTACCGCTTTACCGGGGAAATTGTGTCCTTCATGCCCAACAATTACGCTGTTTAGGATATCAAATTTGGAAGCAACCTCAAGCTAAGGCAACTCATGCACCCCCGAATGGACTGTCGCATTTTGTCTGGCGGTTTCTGTTGATTGGTTACGATTATTATTGGCAAAAGCGATTATCGCAAGACTCTTCCAAGCCTCACTCCATTCAAAACGATCCGGTAATGTCGGGTACATCTGGAAAATTAGCAGTTTTGCACAATCGGTTAGGACGAATGTTTGTTAATAAACCGATAAATCTGCTGTATTTTCCCTTCGCTTTACCCATCGTCTTTATCGCTTTGGCGCTGATTATTGCGGGTTATTGGATAACGCGGTTTTCTCCTAAATATCTGCTATCAACCTATAACCAAATTCTAGGAGAAGTTTAA
- a CDS encoding 7-carboxy-7-deazaguanine synthase QueE: MPSIEQTIVTYPIVESFHSVQGEGYWTGTNAFFIRLAGCDVHCPWCDTKLSWKASRHPQQSVIELGKLAASVNPAIVVVTGGEPLMHDLTALTEALRAHSLQVNLETSGAHPLSGQFDWITLSPKTFLPPKPSIYPHVNELKVVIANPKDLEWATLQQSLVPESAFKYLQPEWNSRQSQKLVFDYVLQHPEWRISLQTHKFLGIQ; this comes from the coding sequence ATGCCAAGTATCGAACAAACGATCGTCACCTACCCCATTGTAGAATCTTTCCACTCCGTTCAAGGGGAAGGATACTGGACGGGAACCAATGCCTTTTTTATCCGCCTCGCCGGATGCGACGTGCATTGTCCTTGGTGCGATACTAAACTCTCTTGGAAGGCGTCTCGCCATCCCCAGCAGTCGGTAATAGAACTGGGAAAGCTAGCAGCTAGCGTAAATCCTGCGATTGTTGTCGTCACTGGGGGAGAACCCCTCATGCACGATTTAACCGCCTTAACCGAGGCATTACGCGCCCATTCTCTGCAAGTTAACCTAGAAACCTCTGGCGCGCATCCCCTCAGCGGTCAGTTTGACTGGATAACCCTATCGCCCAAAACCTTTTTACCACCAAAACCCAGTATTTACCCCCATGTCAACGAACTCAAGGTTGTCATTGCCAACCCAAAAGATTTAGAATGGGCAACCTTACAGCAATCGTTGGTTCCTGAGTCTGCATTCAAATACCTGCAACCGGAATGGAACTCGCGCCAAAGTCAGAAATTAGTGTTTGACTATGTTTTACAGCATCCAGAATGGCGAATTAGCTTGCAAACCCATAAATTTTTAGGGATTCAATAA
- the queD gene encoding 6-carboxytetrahydropterin synthase QueD, which produces MDEWIIYKEFRFEAAHHLPHHDGKCRRLHGHSWVGRVYVRGNTLVKSGPKQGMLIDYGEIKQYIQPLLEDYLDHHYLNETTGLENPTSEAIAQWIYNRLEAAKLPGLYAVEIQETCTSGCRYQKLT; this is translated from the coding sequence ATGGATGAATGGATAATCTATAAAGAGTTTCGATTTGAAGCGGCGCATCACCTCCCTCACCACGATGGGAAATGTCGCCGCCTCCACGGTCATAGCTGGGTCGGACGGGTATATGTTAGGGGGAATACCCTAGTCAAGTCTGGCCCCAAACAAGGGATGTTAATCGATTATGGGGAAATTAAGCAGTATATTCAACCGCTGTTAGAGGATTATTTAGACCATCATTACCTCAATGAGACCACGGGGTTAGAAAATCCCACCAGCGAGGCGATCGCCCAATGGATCTACAATCGCTTAGAAGCCGCTAAACTACCCGGACTCTACGCGGTTGAAATTCAAGAAACCTGTACCTCTGGTTGTCGCTACCAGAAATTGACCTAG
- a CDS encoding 2-phosphosulfolactate phosphatase family protein yields the protein MKLFVYHTPELTPSDRTADCAIAIDVLRATSTIATALHVGAEAVQAFSDLDKLMQVSEDWPAEKRLRAGERGGSKVTGCDLGNSPLDCTPELMAGKRLFITTTNGTRALQCIQACPVVLTAALINRQAIVEYVLKQQPETLWLVGSGWEGSFSLEDTVCAGAIASALMTQANCTLEDLAGNDETISAIALYRQWQNNLLELLHHASHGQRLLRLDGQEDLKYCAQTDILDIVPIQKSPGVLVSLKAL from the coding sequence GTGAAGCTTTTTGTTTATCATACGCCTGAACTTACTCCGAGCGATCGCACTGCCGATTGCGCGATCGCGATCGATGTCCTGCGCGCCACCAGTACAATTGCAACAGCCCTGCATGTCGGTGCAGAAGCCGTTCAAGCCTTTAGCGACCTTGATAAACTTATGCAAGTCAGCGAAGACTGGCCAGCCGAGAAACGCCTGCGGGCCGGAGAACGGGGAGGATCGAAAGTAACAGGTTGCGATCTCGGCAACTCCCCCTTAGATTGTACGCCGGAACTCATGGCAGGCAAACGCCTGTTTATCACCACCACCAACGGCACTCGCGCCTTACAATGCATCCAAGCTTGTCCGGTTGTTCTCACCGCCGCCCTCATTAACCGCCAAGCCATCGTTGAATATGTCTTGAAGCAACAACCGGAAACCCTATGGTTAGTGGGTTCCGGTTGGGAAGGGAGTTTCTCCTTAGAAGATACCGTCTGCGCGGGTGCGATCGCCAGCGCCCTCATGACTCAAGCCAACTGCACCCTAGAAGACCTTGCCGGTAATGATGAAACGATTAGTGCGATCGCGCTGTATCGTCAATGGCAAAATAATCTCCTAGAACTCCTTCACCACGCCAGCCACGGACAACGCCTGCTACGCTTAGACGGTCAAGAAGACCTGAAATATTGCGCCCAAACCGATATTCTGGATATCGTACCCATCCAAAAATCACCCGGCGTCTTAGTCAGCCTCAAAGCGTTATGA
- a CDS encoding zinc-dependent alcohol dehydrogenase family protein, with protein MKAVLMTASGTPDVLQVQEIPKPTLKGDKDLLVRLKAAGINPIDTKLRQRGTFYPDQMPAILGCDGAGIVEAVGSGVQNFQVGDEIYFCNGGLGGHPGNYAEYTVIDERFVAKKPTSLSFAEAAAAPLVLITAWEALYDRGNLQAGRTTLIHAGAGGVGHVAIQLAKLQGATVATTVSTEEKAEFVRQLGADQVIFYQQTDFVQATLDWTNGEGVDLAFDTVGEPLLTQTFPAVRVYGDIVTILTPGTDTEWKVARNRNLRVSLELMLTPMLTGMVEAQQEQARILRQCARLIDEGKLKIQLTQTFPLAEAANAHHLLESGSMLGKIVLEC; from the coding sequence ATGAAAGCCGTTTTAATGACCGCTAGCGGGACTCCTGATGTCCTGCAAGTCCAAGAAATCCCAAAACCCACCCTCAAAGGAGACAAAGACCTTCTCGTTCGTCTAAAAGCCGCTGGCATTAACCCTATCGACACCAAACTCCGCCAACGGGGAACCTTCTACCCCGACCAAATGCCCGCTATTTTGGGTTGCGACGGCGCGGGAATTGTCGAAGCCGTGGGTTCCGGCGTCCAAAACTTCCAAGTCGGCGATGAAATTTACTTCTGCAATGGCGGACTGGGCGGTCATCCCGGCAACTACGCAGAGTATACCGTCATTGACGAACGCTTCGTCGCCAAAAAGCCCACCTCCCTCAGTTTCGCAGAAGCCGCCGCCGCCCCCCTCGTCCTGATTACTGCCTGGGAAGCCCTCTACGACCGAGGAAACCTGCAAGCCGGACGCACCACCCTCATCCACGCCGGGGCCGGAGGAGTGGGCCATGTCGCTATTCAGCTTGCTAAACTGCAAGGGGCAACCGTCGCCACCACCGTCAGTACCGAAGAAAAAGCCGAATTTGTTCGCCAGTTAGGGGCAGACCAAGTTATTTTTTATCAGCAAACCGACTTTGTACAAGCCACCCTTGACTGGACAAACGGCGAAGGCGTTGACTTAGCCTTCGATACCGTCGGCGAACCCCTACTCACCCAAACCTTCCCCGCCGTCCGCGTCTATGGAGATATCGTCACAATTTTAACCCCCGGAACGGATACGGAATGGAAGGTCGCCAGAAATCGCAACCTGAGAGTTAGCCTAGAACTCATGCTAACTCCGATGCTAACGGGAATGGTAGAAGCCCAGCAAGAACAAGCCCGAATTCTCCGCCAATGCGCCCGGTTAATTGACGAAGGAAAACTCAAAATTCAACTCACCCAAACCTTCCCCCTCGCAGAAGCCGCCAACGCCCATCACCTGCTAGAGTCGGGTTCGATGTTAGGGAAAATTGTTCTAGAGTGCTGA
- a CDS encoding GNAT family N-acetyltransferase — MLIRQYQASDAEAIAQLYRDSVQVIGATAYNAEQVAVWSAYPQDLEQFRTLLGIGLTLVAVEDTQFAAFGQLHPLNHIAFLYTASRYGKKGYATAIYQQLEAYAKMQGCDRLTTEASRISKFFFLKMGFAVVEPEMVERQGVQFERFKMEKQLG, encoded by the coding sequence ATGTTGATTCGACAATATCAAGCCTCGGATGCCGAAGCGATCGCTCAATTGTATCGAGATTCGGTGCAAGTGATTGGGGCGACGGCCTATAATGCCGAACAAGTAGCGGTTTGGTCTGCTTATCCCCAGGATTTAGAGCAGTTTAGAACGCTATTAGGAATTGGGTTAACCTTGGTTGCTGTAGAAGATACCCAGTTCGCCGCATTCGGACAGCTACACCCCCTTAATCATATTGCTTTTCTCTACACAGCCAGCCGTTATGGCAAGAAAGGCTATGCTACCGCAATTTACCAACAACTCGAAGCTTATGCAAAAATGCAAGGATGCGATCGCCTTACCACTGAAGCCAGTCGCATCTCCAAGTTTTTCTTCCTGAAAATGGGGTTTGCTGTCGTTGAACCCGAAATGGTCGAACGCCAAGGCGTCCAATTTGAACGCTTCAAGATGGAAAAGCAATTAGGCTAG
- the pabB gene encoding aminodeoxychorismate synthase component I, translating into MHQSPLATNRVILYDAQNQHWLQFQQPVQVLSTYQLSEVIPLLETLQQQVEQHSYYAAGFVSYEASPAFDASLRVRDSQGFPLAWFGLYGEPEIIEFEDIPEHPRIAPLWEADISRDRYRSCIHHIKDYIAQGDTYQVNYSFRLRAKFEGDPWVYFRQLVQSQESLYGAFIQLEDWAICCASPELFLNWGNDTLISRPMKGTAPRGLSYKSDRTFALDLRQSPKNQAENVMIVDMIRNDMGQIAQTGSVEVTRLFEIEQYPTLWQMTSIVQCQTQANFTDIFKALFPCASITGAPKPRTMEIIAELEDSPRHIYTGTIGFLTPQRTAQFNVAIRTALINLQNNVAEYGVGGGIVWDSQEQGEYEECCTKAKVLTERRSPFSLLESLLWTPENGYFLLDLHLQRLQESAAYFAFSLNLGQVGDRLQDITRTLPPKPHKIRLVVSKRGEIHLTAAPFSPPEPTHRVRLGIAKSPIDASNVFLYHKTTQRTVYQQMQQAHPEFEDVLLWNERGQLTESCIANLIVEWEDEWYTPPVECGLLAGTMRSRLLQQGKVKERVIRLEDLQHCSRLFLVNSVRQIQEASLLKSLV; encoded by the coding sequence ATGCACCAATCCCCACTCGCAACAAATCGCGTTATTCTGTATGATGCCCAAAATCAGCATTGGTTGCAGTTTCAGCAACCCGTGCAAGTTCTGAGTACCTACCAACTCTCAGAGGTTATCCCCCTGTTAGAAACGCTACAGCAACAGGTGGAACAACATTCCTATTATGCTGCCGGGTTCGTGAGTTATGAAGCTTCCCCCGCCTTTGATGCTAGCTTGCGGGTACGCGATAGCCAGGGCTTTCCCCTAGCGTGGTTTGGGTTGTATGGGGAACCCGAAATTATCGAATTTGAGGATATCCCAGAACATCCTAGAATAGCACCCCTTTGGGAGGCGGACATTTCCCGCGATCGCTATCGCAGTTGCATCCACCATATTAAAGACTACATTGCCCAAGGCGATACCTACCAAGTCAATTACTCATTTCGACTGCGTGCTAAGTTTGAGGGCGATCCTTGGGTTTATTTTAGACAGTTAGTTCAATCCCAAGAAAGTCTGTATGGCGCATTTATCCAACTCGAAGATTGGGCGATTTGTTGCGCCTCGCCAGAGTTATTCTTGAATTGGGGAAATGACACCTTAATTTCTCGTCCCATGAAAGGAACCGCCCCGCGCGGGTTAAGCTACAAGAGCGATCGCACCTTTGCTCTTGACCTGCGACAATCGCCCAAAAATCAAGCCGAAAATGTGATGATTGTGGATATGATCCGCAACGACATGGGACAAATTGCTCAAACGGGTAGCGTTGAAGTGACTCGCCTGTTTGAAATTGAGCAATATCCTACCCTGTGGCAAATGACCTCTATCGTGCAGTGTCAGACCCAAGCCAATTTTACCGATATTTTCAAAGCTTTATTTCCCTGTGCCTCGATTACCGGAGCGCCCAAACCGCGCACAATGGAAATTATCGCAGAACTCGAAGACTCTCCCCGTCATATTTATACCGGAACTATCGGCTTTTTAACGCCCCAACGTACTGCCCAGTTTAACGTTGCCATTCGCACAGCGCTAATCAATCTTCAGAACAACGTAGCAGAATATGGGGTGGGTGGGGGAATTGTTTGGGACTCCCAAGAACAGGGAGAATATGAGGAATGCTGCACCAAAGCCAAAGTCTTGACCGAAAGGCGATCGCCCTTTAGTCTGCTAGAATCCTTGCTGTGGACGCCAGAAAACGGCTATTTTCTGTTAGATTTACATCTACAACGCCTGCAAGAATCCGCCGCCTATTTTGCATTTTCCTTGAATTTGGGACAAGTTGGCGATCGCCTCCAAGACATTACCCGAACCCTTCCCCCCAAACCCCACAAAATTCGCCTAGTAGTCTCTAAACGAGGAGAAATACACCTCACCGCCGCCCCCTTCTCCCCTCCAGAACCCACCCATCGGGTACGATTGGGGATAGCCAAATCTCCCATCGATGCGTCTAACGTCTTCCTATATCACAAAACCACCCAACGCACGGTTTACCAGCAAATGCAGCAAGCACACCCAGAATTTGAGGATGTGCTGTTATGGAACGAACGCGGGCAACTCACCGAATCTTGTATTGCTAACCTGATTGTAGAGTGGGAGGACGAGTGGTACACGCCTCCGGTTGAGTGTGGCTTGCTAGCCGGAACAATGCGATCGCGCTTATTGCAGCAAGGTAAGGTAAAAGAAAGAGTCATTCGTTTAGAAGACTTGCAGCACTGTTCGCGCCTGTTCTTAGTCAATTCAGTCCGCCAAATTCAAGAAGCCAGTCTGCTTAAGTCGTTAGTTTAA
- a CDS encoding RNA-guided endonuclease TnpB family protein, which yields MTLTVNYCYRIYPDATQEQTMLHWLEISRQVYNYALREIKDWVNSRKCSLDRCSLEREYIIPADQSFPTYYIQQNALPKAKKAFPLLGEAPAQVLQTTIRRLHEAWNYFQNRGFGFPRFKKFGQMKSMLFPQFKTNPITGWQIALPKVGKIPINLHRPIPEGFVVKQARVLRKADRWEVVLTIESDVSIPEAQPHGDALGIDLGLEKFLTTSDREFIARPRFLTSLYRELKLLQRKYARTKPGSKNREKARIRVARFHNHITNVRKDWQFKLANHLCKKDGIGMIFVEDLNLKAMSRGMLRKHTLDAAFGQFLNLLEWVAKKHQIYFLRVNPDGTSQTCPKCNTHTGKKDLQVRVHRCGECGYETHRDRAAAEVIRLRGLELMSTQGLCGRENAYAVGLPRIEETLSRSEAKPRKGRTRNAQQ from the coding sequence ATGACTCTTACCGTCAACTACTGCTACCGAATTTATCCCGACGCCACCCAAGAGCAGACAATGCTGCATTGGTTGGAGATTTCTCGCCAGGTGTACAACTACGCCTTGCGAGAAATCAAAGATTGGGTAAACTCGCGCAAATGTAGTCTGGATCGCTGTTCTTTGGAACGTGAATACATCATTCCAGCCGACCAATCATTCCCCACCTACTACATCCAACAAAACGCACTTCCCAAAGCCAAGAAAGCATTCCCCTTGTTGGGAGAAGCCCCGGCTCAAGTTCTGCAAACTACAATCCGTAGATTGCATGAGGCTTGGAACTATTTCCAAAACAGGGGGTTTGGCTTTCCCCGCTTCAAGAAGTTTGGGCAAATGAAGTCCATGCTGTTTCCTCAATTCAAGACTAACCCCATTACCGGGTGGCAGATTGCTTTACCCAAAGTAGGAAAGATCCCCATCAACTTGCACAGACCTATCCCAGAAGGGTTTGTAGTCAAGCAAGCACGGGTATTGAGGAAAGCCGATAGGTGGGAAGTCGTTCTGACAATCGAGTCTGACGTATCGATACCCGAAGCTCAACCGCATGGGGATGCACTTGGTATCGATTTAGGATTAGAGAAATTCTTGACAACTTCGGATAGAGAATTTATCGCTAGACCCCGATTTCTGACATCCTTGTACCGCGAGTTGAAATTGCTGCAACGCAAGTATGCCAGAACCAAGCCAGGTTCTAAGAACCGCGAAAAAGCTCGTATCCGTGTTGCTAGATTTCATAACCACATTACCAACGTTCGTAAAGACTGGCAGTTCAAACTGGCTAACCATCTGTGTAAAAAAGATGGGATCGGGATGATATTTGTTGAGGATTTGAACTTGAAAGCTATGTCGAGGGGAATGTTGAGAAAACACACTCTAGATGCTGCTTTTGGTCAGTTCCTCAATCTGCTCGAATGGGTGGCTAAGAAACATCAAATCTACTTCCTTCGAGTCAATCCAGACGGAACCTCTCAAACCTGCCCCAAGTGCAACACGCATACGGGCAAGAAAGACCTTCAGGTGCGAGTACATCGATGTGGTGAGTGTGGATACGAAACCCATAGAGATCGTGCAGCAGCAGAAGTCATCAGGTTGCGGGGTCTAGAACTGATGAGTACGCAGGGACTCTGCGGAAGAGAAAACGCCTATGCAGTCGGTCTGCCGAGGATAGAGGAAACTCTGTCTAGGTCAGAGGCGAAACCCCGTAAGGGAAGAACTAGGAATGCCCAGCAGTGA
- a CDS encoding cation diffusion facilitator family transporter, whose product MAEAQGHASVVRRLLFTTFWLTLLVLAVKVWAGWSTRSLSLLAAALYTLIDTFSLILSLIAVASPYSQAKLPIYGHSKLETTGLLLLVAFLGFTGMNLLSLSLQQLAAFPPSAPALISWPSIQLLGVVAACLCCLGIFIRYEAIALSSLALVHNARNTLLDAGMTLSLLFGLAGVAQGWAWLDPLLAIILLGLVVASVIRLLNYQLPLLVGHIAIAPEVLAKMACAVEGVTYCDSIQSWGVVGRGVFVRLRLVLQPEFLAVSNVIAERLEKTIRDRYGPVWMLIYIDTTH is encoded by the coding sequence ATGGCAGAGGCACAGGGTCACGCTTCGGTAGTTCGTCGTTTATTATTTACTACTTTTTGGCTAACATTGCTCGTTTTAGCCGTTAAAGTTTGGGCAGGTTGGTCAACTCGATCCCTTAGCTTGCTGGCTGCGGCACTTTATACGTTAATCGATACGTTTAGCTTAATTTTGAGTTTAATTGCAGTGGCCTCTCCCTACAGTCAGGCGAAATTGCCCATTTACGGGCATAGCAAACTGGAAACCACAGGGTTATTACTGTTGGTTGCCTTTTTAGGCTTTACGGGGATGAACTTACTCAGCTTGTCGCTGCAACAACTAGCGGCGTTTCCCCCTTCTGCACCCGCATTAATTAGCTGGCCTTCGATCCAACTTTTGGGAGTCGTTGCGGCTTGTTTGTGCTGTTTGGGAATCTTTATCCGTTACGAGGCGATCGCCCTTAGCAGTTTAGCGTTAGTCCATAATGCTAGAAATACGCTTCTCGACGCTGGGATGACCCTAAGTCTGCTGTTTGGACTTGCAGGAGTTGCTCAAGGCTGGGCTTGGCTTGACCCCCTGCTGGCGATTATCCTGTTAGGTTTGGTGGTGGCGAGTGTCATTCGCCTGTTAAACTACCAACTGCCCTTGTTAGTCGGGCATATTGCGATCGCGCCTGAAGTCCTCGCTAAAATGGCCTGTGCGGTAGAAGGCGTCACCTATTGCGACTCCATTCAATCTTGGGGGGTTGTGGGAAGAGGTGTTTTTGTACGTTTGCGCCTAGTTTTGCAACCCGAATTTCTAGCAGTCTCCAATGTCATTGCAGAACGCCTAGAAAAAACCATCCGCGATCGCTATGGCCCGGTGTGGATGCTAATTTATATCGATACGACTCACTAG
- a CDS encoding GAF domain-containing protein: MSAEFARTLPPELEEIFTQHQDPDELFSKLIPALGQILDCDRTFLYLRHPQTRWGRVPYCWCKDSSIPQVYDPDWKPEPESLVEEDPMFAAAVRTEPSIFVEDVETASPKVLNRDFEQENFGHRALIHAHLCQEGQLWGILQPCTFDRPRIWVKSDRALISETIQRLTPLAAIWVQQSAPG; encoded by the coding sequence ATGAGTGCTGAATTTGCGCGAACCCTTCCCCCAGAACTTGAGGAAATCTTCACCCAGCATCAAGATCCAGACGAACTGTTCTCTAAGCTCATCCCCGCTTTAGGTCAAATTCTAGACTGCGATCGCACTTTTCTTTATTTACGCCATCCCCAAACACGTTGGGGTAGAGTCCCCTATTGCTGGTGCAAAGATTCCTCAATTCCTCAAGTCTACGACCCAGACTGGAAACCCGAACCCGAATCTCTCGTGGAAGAAGACCCCATGTTTGCAGCGGCGGTGCGTACCGAACCGTCAATCTTTGTAGAAGATGTAGAAACCGCCAGTCCCAAAGTCCTAAACCGGGATTTTGAACAAGAAAACTTCGGTCATCGGGCTTTAATTCACGCTCATCTGTGCCAGGAGGGTCAACTGTGGGGAATTTTACAGCCTTGCACGTTCGATCGGCCTAGAATTTGGGTCAAGAGCGATCGCGCCCTCATCTCAGAAACGATCCAGCGCCTCACCCCCTTGGCTGCAATTTGGGTTCAGCAGTCAGCGCCGGGATAG